From the Brienomyrus brachyistius isolate T26 chromosome 23, BBRACH_0.4, whole genome shotgun sequence genome, the window CTACATCGGTCAatgaatgattattattattattattattattattgttaataataataataataataataataatagtgatagtaattataaacaaaataaattacagaaTCTGGTAATGATCAATTCTTTATGCATTCATAATAATATTCTATGTTATTTTAGGTAATTAATGCTTTCTTAAGGTTGCTGGTCATTGAGAACAATAAGGTCAACATGAGTAAGGCAGTCATGATTGACTCTTATGAAATGACAGCAATCTGGATGGGGAGGACATCCAAAGTTAAAGTAAGTATAATATTGTTAAATGTAATCCCTGTTTTATACTCAATTCTATTCAGATGTTacaatgtaaaatatttcaaatattttaaatgtaatcaatatcttttCAGATGAGTCCAATGGATTTCCAAACAGTTTTGGGCATTGTTAATGTGCATTACCACTGGATGCTGATGGTAAGGCTTGAAGTATAATGTCAAGCATGTGAATGTAATTGGAATTGAAATAAGCCTTTTACCCTAGATAACTTTAAGTATGACAAGTACATGTGAAAGAAGGTCTTAGGAAGAGTAAAACACTATCAAATATTGCTATACATACTGCATGTGTCACATAAAATATTTAGAGTCTCTGACAAACATCAGGGTTTTTGacccttttttaaaataaaacaatcacCCAGGTTTCTCTATAGATCATTTTGATCCTGCATATTCTGAATGGAATGTTAGCATTTCAAACTGCTCAACCCCAAACATACAATGCACATCTTATGGCTGACATTGCAGGTGATCTCTCCGCATGAGAAAAAGTGTGTTTTCCTGGACCCAATGGGAGAGACTTCAGGAAATATAAAGAGATGCTCAGAAGCAACAAGGTAAATTCAGTCGTGACTATAACAATAACACCAGATACGTGTTATTTTGTAAACAAAGGTTTTTTGTAACAATCTTTTAATTCTGAAGGGCTTTCATGCGGAAAAAGGGGTGTAATGTGTCCAGATGGCCCTGCAGTGCTCTGCCACATGCACGTCAGCGAGACGGTTCATCATGTGGCATTCTTACTTTAAAAGTAAGTGTACAAGGGACTTCTGTTGTGTTATCAGCATTAACATCAGTGAAATTAAATAGAAATAGTAAATGACCGTTAACTCTTTTAAAAGTTTGAAGGTAGTTTTTAAAGTATCATATGATATATAAAAcaagatttacattttgtttatcaTGAGGGTAACATTTACAGTGTATTTTTAATGCTCCCTTATCCTGATGAAATACTCACAATGCCCTTAAGTTTGCTGAGTGCATCTTGAAGGGAGTGCCAATCAACATCCTGACCACAGAGGAGGCTGTGAACCAGATGAGGTGGGATGTTGCAATGAAACTTCTTGAAGAATCAGGTGTGCTAGACTTAGTGATGTTCTGAAATGTGTGTATTCGGTGGTGATGTTGATATTACCATGCACAAATTTTCTTCTGAAATGCATATTGTTaatgtttatgtatgtattatcttcacagacaatctcagcaACCTGTGTCATTATTGTGGGTTGGATGAAAATGAAGACCCAAATTGGGTAATTTCTACAGTATAATGACAATCAGATGTTGATTGACATTGTAACAGCTGCTCATTGTCAAGTCGTcaatataataatacaaaatttaataatatattatattttgtataataataatacaaaatttaGTTATGTTTTTAGGTACTCGGTAAGGATGAATAATGCGAAATATGTAATCTGAACATCTTAGGATAATGTCCATAGACTTaaggtttagttttttttgaggATGGAAAGGGGCAGGTTGAGGTGTATGATGCATGCACCCCCTGTATTGTAGTGCCTACTGAGAACCTACATCATTACTTTCATATAGTGGGCCTAATATGTGAACTAAAGCTTCCTATATGTAAATTCTAATTACCCAGATGGATAAAGATAATTTATTTGTGCCAGACTAGCAATGTAATGTTTAGTGTATTACATTAGTTATAAAGGAGATAGCttctgtaaaacaaaatatggcaCTCAGCAGTAGAAGTGGTGATTTAAGGGCATTGGTGACCCTTTAGTTAGGGAAGTGtgcttgtgactggaaggtttcaggttcaaatcccaagtcaGGAAAGTACCACCAAAATATCCTGAGCAAGCTACTATACCCACAcactgctccccaggcactAAATAATAGCTGCACACTGCTATGttatgatgtcacatatgggctgAACATGTAGGGcacattgttgtgtgctgtgctgtgtcatCAATGATAATCACTTCACTTTATTTTTTCAGATCTGCTGTGATAATTGTGGGAGGTGGTACCACCATGAGTGCGTACAGAGGCCGCCACTGCACAAGAACTACCTGTGCCCtgcatgtaaataaatgttcagttcttgcttttttttgttaattgttgtttgcatttatttttttatgttcttgttcatttaatttggaaaaattcgttatttattgattaattattcattcttgttcttttaatttggagcaatttgttatttttttgtttatttgttcatgttcttgtaattttattttgtacaaataataattatttattattatttattattattattgttattcaaattattgtattaatattttgtttggAACTATTTAtcaatgttatttattttatttatttttttattgtttgtgaaatttgaataatttgagtattgtttttgtcttgtaattttaaaacaaaattaaacttttctactTCTTCACCATATACTGCCCTCAAAACCACATAACTtcttttaaacataaaatacGATGTTATTAGCATGATTACTAAGCCAACAATGTTATGGCAAACTGTAATACAGAGAAAGGTGTCCTATCATCATTTTAATCCTACTGTAAAATTACTCCATTTAGATTTCATTGTGAttgtgaaaaaaatgtaatacaatGTAAGAGTAAATGGACTGTAGTTATGAGTACATATACAATTACAGTATGCTTTATTTTGATCAGTTTATTTTACCTGTGCATGTATCACATGTGTAGTTACAGTACAGCCAGATTAACCAGAAGCCAGGGTCCAAAAAAGTTTTACATTTCTGTTACTCCCATTATCAAGtgctttgtataagatgtagttACAACATGGTATGATATAGGGTAGTGCACAGCACACCTTAGAAACAAGGGGACTTAATTATAATAGAAACTCAAAAGGAAAAAGTAACAAGGACAATGATGGGTCAAAATAAAGGCAGGCAGGTGAAACAAGAGCTAACAAGAGCCAAACTAAACGCAAAGAAAGACTATGGAAACAAAGCCAAGAAATGCAagtcgaaaaaggcatccccttggattttggatttctgcagctcccatcatcaagtgcattTAGgattttgtatttgagagagtgttaagttacctgtgcaagtttcagcagtgtaggtgcagtagatccatttttaacaggggggatgccttttccggcaggtgcttgccgaaaaaggcatccccttggattttggatttctgcagctcccatcatcaagtgcctttgggactttgtatttgagagattgttaagttacctgtgcaagtttcagcagtgtaggtgcagtagatccatttttaacaggggggatgccttttccggcaggtgcttgccgaaaaaggcatccccttggattttggatttctgcagctcccatcatcaagtgcctttgggactttgtattttaGAGAGTGTTatgttacctgtgcaagtttcagctgcatagctgcagtacagccagttttaacagggggatgccttttccggcaggtgcttgccgaaaaaggcatcctcttggattttggatttctgcagctcccatcatcaagtgcctttagggctttgtatttgagagagttttaagttacctgtgcaagtttcagctgcatagctgcagtacagccagttttaacagggggatgccttttccggcaggtgcttgccgaaaaaggcatccccttggattttggatttctgcagctcccatcatcaagtgcctttgggactttgtatttgagagattgttaagttacctgtgcaagtttcagcagtgtaggtgcagtagatccatttttaacaggggggatgccttttccggcaggtgcttgccgaaaaaggcatccccttggattttggatttctgcagctcccatcatcaagtgcctttgggactttgtattttaGAGAGTGTTatgttacctgtgcaagtttcagctgcatagctgcagtacagccagttttaacagggggatgccttttccggcaggtgcttgccgaaaaaggcatcctcttggattttggatttctgcagctcccatcatcaagtgcctttagggctttgtatttgagagagttttaagttacctgtgcaagtttcagctgcatagctgcagtacagccagttttaacagggggatgccttttccggcaggtgcttgccgaaaaaggcatccccttggattttggatttctgcagctcccatcatcaagtgcctttgggactttgtatttgagagattgttaagttacctgtgcaagtttcagcagtgtaggtgcagtagatccatttttaacaggggggatgccttttccggcaggtgcttgccgaaaaaggcatccccttggattttggatttctgcagctcccatcatcaagtgcctttgggactttgtattttaGAGAGTGTTatgttacctgtgcaagtttcagctgcatagctgcagtacagccagttttaacagggggatgccttttccggcaggtgcttgccgaaaaaggcatcctcttggattttggatttctgcagctcccatcatcaagtgcctttagggctttgtatttgagagagttttaagttacctgtgcaagtttcagctgcatagctgcagtacagccagttttaacagggggatgccttttccggcaggtgcttgccgaaaaaggcatccccttggattttggatttctgcagctcccatcatcaagtgcctttgggactttgtatttgagagattgttaagttacctgtgcaagtttcagcagtgtaggtgcagtagatccatttttaacaggggggatgccttttccggcaggtgcttgccgaaaaaggcatccccttggattttggatttctgcagctcccatcatcaagtgcctttgggactttgtattttaGAGAGTGTTatgttacctgtgcaagtttcagctgcatagctgcagtacagccagttttaacagggggatgccttttccggcaggtgcttgccgaaaaaggcatcctcttggattttggatttctgcagctcccatcatcaagtgcctttagggctttgtatttgagagagttttaagttacctgtgcaagtttcagctgcatagctgcagtacagccagttttaacagggggatgccttttccggcaggtgcttgccgaaaaaggcatccccttggattttggatttctgcagctcccatcatcaagtgcctttgggactttgtatttgagagattgttaagttacctgtgcaagtttcagcagtgtaggtgcagtagatccatttttaacaggggggatgccttttccggcaggtgcttgccgaaaaaggcatccccttggattttggatttctgcagctcccatcatcaagtgcctttgggactttgtattttaGAGAGTGTTatgttacctgtgcaagtttcagctgcatagctgcagtacagccagttttaacagggggatgccttttccggcaggtgcttgccgaaaaaggcatccccttggattttggatttctgcagctcccatcatcaagtgcctttagggctttgtatttgagagagttttaagttacctgtgcaagtttcagctgcatagctgcagtacagccagttttaacagggggatgccttttccggcaggtgcttgccgaaaaaggcatccccttggattttggatttctgcagctcccatcatcaagtgcctttgggactttgtatttgagagattgttaagttacctgtgcaagtttcagctacatagctgcagtacagccagttttaacagggggatgccttttccggcaggtgcttgccgaaaaaggcatccccttggattttggatttctgcagctcccatcatcaagtacataacaacaacaacaacaataataataatagtaataataatagataattcATTGATACtcatggagaaattgtctttacacctccttATTTATAGAGTAAGTTGTTTACAAAAAGCAGCCATCTGGTGGGACAAACAGAAAGCTgagggttaagagccttgctgaagaacctgcagacatgctgaggctgcgtttgaactagtgaccttctgattacatggatacaggcttagccaatcaagccacacgctgcccccccccccacacagaaaaaaatatagccCCTCACCAACTTCATCATTATATTTGCACTAACCCCATGCACGTCTAACTAATACAATTTAGAGACAGGTCAGTGTCATCTGAGCTACATGGTGCAACACTATTTTAGCCATTAATTAAAACGAGacccagacattttaaaaagattgagtaacaatttttttttcgtgAAAAAACAGTGTTGCAGTGCATCTGATACACACTTATAATGTAACAAGCTTTATATTGCCACGTTAATGTCTGCTGGTTTGAACTTTTGAATCGATATCAACAGTGACAGCCCATTAAGTAACAAAGCGTTTTCAGATCAGCgatctattttatttgttttgtgttatatatctgtattttaacaaaatacaacgtcATGTGATGTGTTACGTGAGTTTTATGAGTTTAAGTAAACAGGAACGATCATTTCTACGCATTATAAAAAAGAGCTTTCGTTTCGCTGTTTTcagcggtgcgcgctcccgagacaggcatgcattctacggcagggatgcctttttcggcataaCACCGGTCGACGCATTAGGTGGCCACTGAGGGCGCCATATTATGAGGGAGCGCCAACTATTACTGAGGGGTGAACCTTGTCTAGAGCTCTAGGTGGGCTTTGACTGGCACTGCTGATTGCACCAGTATCATACACACCCAGAATTCTTCTGTAAAACAAAATACTGGTACAACTCCTTGGCACAGCAACACTAAAGCCAAAAACTGTAGCTCATATATCTTTTTGGATGATAATATGAAGGACCCTTCATTAGAGTTAGTGCTAGACTTTCTCCAGATTGACGGTGCCAAACACAAACTCAAGCCCTAAGCCAAGGGGAATTATGTGAACCATCTATGGCATCTCCTTCGTGTTTGATATCCACCTTTCAGAGGCGACGTGTCAATTGGAGATCGCGTTTCTCCTGGACAGCTCCGAGAGCGCCAAGACCGTGCTGTTCCAGAAGCAGAGGGAGTTCGTCCACAGCCTGGCGAAGCAGATCGTGCAGATGAGGTTGCACAACCGGGAGCTGAAGATCCGCATGGCCCTCCTGCAGTACAGCAGCACAGTCACAGTCGAGCAGCGATTCCGCGACTGGCAGAGCCTGGAGGACTTCCAGGTCCGGCTATGGGCCATGGCGTACATCGGTCAGGGCACATACTCGTCCTACGCCATCACCAATGCCACACAGCTCTTTCTGTCAGAGACCAAACCCGACAGCCTGAGGGTGGCGCTCCTCATGACGGATGGCGGTGACCACCCGCAGAACCCCAACACTGTGGGAGCTGCCAGTGAAGCAAAGAACCACAATGTCCGCCTGTTCGCCATCGGGCTGTCGGATAAGGCCCAGCAGGGCCTGAACAGTGCCAAGCTCCGCTCCATCGCTAGTCACCCGCCCCAGCATCACTTCTTCAGCCTGACAGACAGCCTGCTGGAGAAGAAGATTCTCAACGAGCTGGTGTGGCCCCGCCTCTCATTATAATATTAGCTTTCTGTTAACTACTTTATATTGCTAAAATTAGGAACTTGACATTGATAGTTAGATAGCTAGCATTCCTGAacattcatgaaccatttgctgtatcttCTGACCGCATTAGATGTTCAgaaaagggctcaaagcatgtcccaaagcaaaccaagagcaccatctagtggggtcaaaacgtacagcaaatggttcatgaagcttcatttgactGTCACTAGCTAGCTAACTAACATAATTGTAAATTGTAAATATAAAGCAATATTAGTTGTGTCTTGTTGACATTGATATACAGTGCTACCATGGTTTGCGAGcataatataaagtaaaaatacataaaacaaattaacctgcaatttacctttgaaaagaatcgtggatggtgtgagggagacgagagagagaagaggaagGTTATTTTGTAGaatgactttcactataactaacggaatcactgctatctgttgactcagtggaatctttttctttttgtttgactgtccgATGACAGCTGCTTTCGCCTCCTTTTTGATTGTGCGGAAATGTGGCACTGCATTGTTGTTAAACGGATTCATTGCTTGcactgctacgcccttatttgggaggtgcttttctactaaaatttgactatacgagtgaggcacgccgactgagacaattacccacaatcccgtagcgagagagagagaagaaccatcgactcagttgtgatcacgtgacgctcggcagacaaagcgtatacataatactcgtattgcaagacctcactTGTTTatcaaattaataaaaaatttgtgctcgtcttgcaaaacactcgcagacCAAGTTACTCACAATCTAAGGTATTTGCTTCACCAGCAGCAATCCACATAACTGCATTTACAACATGACATCATTCACTGATGGCTCTGAAAAGACAGCAGTGATATGTATGTCtctttgccttgtgccctgagcTTCCTGGGATAATTTCCATGCTCACTGCAGCCCTCTACTGGAAAAGCGgttatggatgggtggatgggtggatgacACTGCAATATGATGCTATCTAAATATTGGCCAAAAAGAATgagaaactaaaacatataaaaaaaatgcaggggTTCTTGATAGCTTGTTAGTTATTACAGAAGGGTATAACCAAAATTTACAGAAAGTACCAAATTGCTCCAAACTATGCTTCTCCATTCCCCTAAACAGCACTCCCAGTCTATCTCACATAGACCATACAATGTTCACTCTTAGCTAAAAGCCTCTTACACTGCAGAGTTCTTATTATGAACCTTGTACTTTGTCTCTGCTCCTCACTTTGGTTTCATTATGGCATCAGTCCAGATTGCAAGACTGTTTCCCCCACATGACTGTTTATCATGAAGTTATGTAGAATCAATAAGGGGGTTGTCTCCGTCTGGAAGGCAATACAGGCATTTTCCACTAAAACTCCAGATCTGATATCAGACAATGAAATAATTGTATCTTGTCCTAAAGACATGAACATATTGTTCCATCTCATTTTTCCAAGAGTGGAAATTAGATATATGCAGTTACATATTTGACTCTTTGATaccataaatatattaatacaGGTCAATGAAAATCATTGCCCACTTCTTTGTTGATGGTCGCTACAGTGATTTCTgcacatttatttgtttttattttttatttttatctctttCAGAATAAGACCTCCACAGAGGGAGTAAGTACAGCAGCATGTCATTTGcagataattcagttaatattcTGTGATGGGAGTAGGGCAGAGTAAATTGGATGGTGGAGATAGAAGGTTTTTTCTGGGACTGTGTGAGGAATTCAATTAATAATTGCAGCATCGTTTTCATCCTGTGTTTCAAGTTTATGTGAATCAAAATATCTGGTAATAATCTGCCAGAAGAACTGAATGTAGGCTGGATGCTCATTCTGTTCAGGTCATGGACACTGGCTTAGTGAtgggcaaatgaagcttcatgaaccatttgctgtattttctgaccccactagatggtgctgtctgTCCATAAAAGGGCCCAAAGCAAATCGTTCATGAAACGTCGTCTCCCCATCCCTACACTGGCTCACACTTTGCTGTGTTTTAGTGCCAGCCGAAGGTCTGCTTGTGCGACAAAGGAGAGAGAGGTCTTCCTGGAATCATGGTAAGGATGCTGCAGCGACCTCCTCCACTCTGTCAACCACAGTGGGTGCCAAGGATGCTGTGGGAGGAGCCTAGAGTAGCTTGTTATAGAAAAAGAGTCTAGAAACCTTGGCATAATACAATGAAATCAAAAGGTGGCATCTTCTCAGGACAAAATTTACATCAGGACATTAAGATCACATTGACTAACACACTTCAGTAGAATAGAAAGAATCAAGTCTAGTCAGCAATATATAGTGGCTTGTAATGCTGTGCCATACTCTGTGTTGGTGTTTAATGCTGTGCCATACTCTCTGTTGGTGTTTAATGATGTGCCATACTCTGTGTTGCTGTTCAATACTATGTCATACTCTCTGTTGTTGACTGATGTTGTGCCATACTCTATGTTGCTGTTTAATGCTGTGCCATACTCTCTGTTGCTGTTTGATGCTGTAAAATACTCTATGTTGCTGTTCAATACTATGTCATACTCTCTGTTGTTGACTGATGCTGTGCCATACTCTTTGTTGCTGTTTAATGCCTTGCCGTACTCTCTTATGTGGTTTAATGCTATgccatacttttcatttaatttagcATATCTGAATGTTTTAAGTAGCAAATTACTCCCCCTGTCCAGGGAAAAAAGGGGGATCGTGGAAATGATGGTGCTCCAGGTGTGAAGGGATCGAAGGTAAACCTTTCAATCATCCTAATTTGACTGAAGTAAGTATTTTAATTCTGTCAGGTTTAAACGAGAGACTACAGGTATCAAGTGGGAATATAAAGTTTGTTCCTCTACtgattttgttttctgcacTTAGGGAGAACCTGGAGTTAACGGGCAACCTGGAATCACTGGAGATGAGGTATGCAGCAGAGGGTTTACCTGTACACTCCACAGCTACAATGTATGGGCAATGTAGGCTTCTGTTATTTTGCTATGATTGCCTAACCATCTATGGTGGCTTGGGCTACAACTGCAAATCCATTACATATTAccataatatatatgtatgtttttTATAGGGCAGGCCAGGATATAAAGGGGA encodes:
- the LOC125718707 gene encoding uncharacterized protein LOC125718707, translated to MSKAVMIDSYEMTAIWMGRTSKVKMSPMDFQTVLGIVNVHYHWMLMVISPHEKKCVFLDPMGETSGNIKRCSEATRAFMRKKGCNVSRWPCSALPHARQRDGSSCGILTLKFAECILKGVPINILTTEEAVNQMRWDVAMKLLEESDNLSNLCHYCGLDENEDPNWICCDNCGRWYHHECVQRPPLHKNYLCPACK